Genomic DNA from Elgaria multicarinata webbii isolate HBS135686 ecotype San Diego chromosome 2, rElgMul1.1.pri, whole genome shotgun sequence:
GCTTGTAGAGCCTGGTCGTTTCAGAGTCCCTTTTCCATATTTCTCCAGCCTGTACATAAACAGGAGGAAAATATGCCAGCCAAATCGTGTAAGACTAGTGTATTTGCTTCTGTGCTGCGTGATGAGTAATTTGTGGAACAACCCTCTTGCTAAAATCTCTGGACGCTTCTCAGAAACCTGTCTTCTGGGACTTGTAACCTATTTGGGATTGGGGTGTCAGGCCCAGATTCTCAATGCATTTACTTAGACGTAAAttgtattgatttcaatggaactgacTTCAAAGTGAGCATGACATAAATGAGAAACCTGTGCCTAGCCTCCATCAATACAATCCCATTGCCATATCTTGGCATAGAGCAGCAGCAAGTGCAAACAGCTCGATGCATCTATTTTTGCAAGTTGTCATACTCATCCTTTGATGCTCAGAATAGCCATGTGCACGGTGAGATCAGCCATGGTGAGGAGGCACTGGGGATGTGCATGAAAAGGTGGCTGTGTTGGCCATTTGAACTTGCGTCTCCCAAAATTAAGCTTGTCTAATTTAGAACCAACTGATTCAATGGCTTTCAATTTTATAGTTTGCATATTGTCAAGAATGGTACAGCAACAGAATTGTTCTAAGTCCAAAGGCTGGAACTTCTGTCCAAACGACTGTTTCTCTGTGTACCTATAGTCACGCAAGCCAATTTTCACATTTCCACTGAAATTACCTACTGTAGCTAACAGACCCCTGGGTGCTTCAAATATGTATTTAAGTTTAATGCTTTTGCCAATGGTTGCTTAGGAAGAGGCCGTATGATCCTGAATGCAGTTAGTGCCACTGTTAAATGCCCCATTCATTTACATAGAGGAACCTCCTTCCTCATTTCACCCCAACAGTGTGGATTGTACCCATTTTCTCAAAGCAGTCCCAATGATTTCAGCAAAGCACTTCTTTCAGTTaagactgctttaaaacactaGGCTGCACTTTTTGATTTATTGAATTGGGATGTTCAGTCTACATTAATATGTTCATATTAAATGGTCGGGAGAGATTTTATAAAACTTAAGTAAATCTTCTCTCTCTTGTAACCCCAAGAAGGAAATGTTTTCGCATCCCAAAAAAGCCAGAGAAGCAAGATCCTGAAAATAGTAAATCGATTTCATCTCCAGTATGTTTTCCAGAAGTTCTTTTGCATCAGCCATATTCACTTCAATGGCGTAGAGCAGAACTTCTTGATGGACGGTGCTCTAGAATAAAATACACAGTTCAATTAAATCTGTGCAATTCCACCAAGCAGAGGTTTTCAGAGTTACCGAATGCAGATGTAGAATTGGCTTGCAATTAAGGTCtgttttccccaaatatatatatttttacattgtCTTGTAAAAACAACGACGCTCCAGTTCTGTACTATTGCCTCATCCAACCCTATTTTTAATTCTTTGTTAATCTGAGTTGCTGAGTCTGAAAACTGGATTGTTTCATTAACAGGAAGTAAATGGTTACAGTTGTTTTCAGTTCACTTCTTGAAATAGTTATCAATCTGTTAATGAACCTTACTTTATATTGTTATTACACTATGCTGTGATTTCTAAACCTTTTCTTCGAATTTAAAACATTGAGTTTCAAATAAAACTGATCCTTCCAAATTACTAAAAGACTTGTATTACAAAAACATGAATATTTATTTTGGCAGAACTAAAAAAAGTTGCATATTTCTACATTAAAGTGAAAAGAAACAGATTTCCAAGTCTTTCATATAGTAAGCACATAGCAAATAAAATAGAATGCTTTTGCAGATATTAAGGTAACAAATTTCAAGCAAGCCTGTACAAGATTATGGAATACTGAATGATTGGAGGTTCTCATTGTTAAgatagatgggggtgggtgggacgcCAATCAAGGGCTGGACTTTGAAAAATGAAGTGGATTGGACGGGGGAGAAGGGGACCTCAGCCATCTCTGAATGCTCTTCATCCAGGACCATTTTTTTGACACCCtcagttgaagaagaagaagaagaagaagaagaagaagaagagaaggatttGGGGTTGACTGAAAGTTCGGGAATACCTTATAAAAAGGCCTAGATAAAAATCTTCAGTGAATTTCCCAGTAAACAAGTAGTATTTAAGTTTCTTTTCAACATTCCTCCACAGAACCTTTCTGCCTCAAAATCATAACTGCCAACTGACCACTTTTGTGATAACCACAGTTCATATTAAAGCAGAAACCAAATCaacacatttctctccctctttgtttATGCTTCTGTCTATAGCCCAACCAAGAAAGAGCGAGGTTTGATCTTGCCTCTCATTGCAATCTTCGATAACTTTTGCAGAGTTCGTGGTCTCGAATGTCGCCCCAGCCCCCGTTTTTCACGTGGGGACTTAGGGGGGCCACCGAGTACCTCTTGCTGATAGTCATGGTTTCAGGAAACAGGTACTGTTGGTTGCTGTTTAAGAGCGAGTCGATTTTGGCACTCTGGACAGAGGGTTGGCAAGATTTCTTATGGTGCATGCCACAGTCGCCGGTGTGGAAGACCCGGGGGATCTCCGGAACCAGCACCTTCCAGAACCGGGGCAGGCAGCTGACAGTCAAGTGCTGCAGAGTCCAGTCCCAGTTATAGTCGTCGTAGGTGCAGAAGGCATTGGTGCAGTCGATCAGCTGCTGGTAGGTGTCCCGGGCAAAGGCCATGCCCATGTTGTGCTCCGTGGACTTCCAGGTCTTCAACTCCACCTTGTCGGCCCGGCCCGCAAAGGGCCCGCGCACCGGGGCGTAGGTGCCCAGCGAGAGCACCTGGCACTCGGGGCAGTCGCGCTGGCGCAGGGCCCAGAGGCGCTGCAGCACGTGGTAGAAGTCGGGGGCCAGGTAGTGGTCCTCCTCCAGGAAGAGCACCAGGCCCGGGTGGTCCCGCAGGGCCCGCACCCGCTCCCACACGAAGTGCAGCTTCCACCACCAGTGGTGCTTGGTCTGGGCGAAGGTGGCCTCGCGGTAGTGGCCGAAGGCGTCCGGGTACTGGGCGTTGAGGCAGCCCCGGCGCCGGGCCTCGGCCTGGCCCACGTCGCGGGGGCAGTCGCGGGGGTCGGTGCCCGGGAACTCGCCCGGGTACAGCTGCAGGCTGAAGGGGAAGAAGACCTGCAGCACGGCGCAGAAGTCCACCGAGGCGGCCAGCGCGTTCAGCTCGGCCGACCACACGTCGTGGCTGAGCACCAGCAGCACCTTCTCCACGCCGGGCGCGCGCCGCAGCGAGGCCAGCAGCTGCGCCAGGTGCTCGGCGCGCTCGTGCACCTGCACCACCAGCGCCAGCGCCGCCTCCCCGCCCGGCCGCCAGCGCGCCTCGTGCCGCACCGGCTGGTCGAAGTTCAGCCGGTACACCAGCGAGCGGTAGTGCAGCGTCCGGTTCGggctccccgccgccgccgccgccgccgccgcctcttcgcCCGCGGGCCCGGGCAGCGACGCGTTGGGCagccggctgctgctgctgctgctgctgctactggccACGGCCGGCGGCAGCGGCTGGTCtcccgggggcggcggcggcggcggagactCCTCGcgcttgccgccgccgccgccgccgcctgctccTCCGGCTCCCTCGCCCGCGCCGCCCCACAGCACCAGGGCGCAGGCGGCGGCGCCCAAGGCCAGCAGCAGCGCCAGCACTTTGCGCTTGTAGATGCGCAGCCTCATGGCCCCGGCGTCCGCTCCGCTCCTTCCCCGGCTCCTtcggccccggcggcggcggcggcggcggctcccccCAGCCGGGCCCGGCGCGGCCCCCGGCAGCGCATCAGCGGAACGGCCGAGCGCCCaacgtctgctgctgctgctgccgccaccgcggCGCGCCCATCGCTCCCGCACTCGCCCGCGCGCTCGCCTGCTCGCCCGCTCGCTCGGCCGGACGAAGcgaaagaggcggcggcggcggcggcggctgttgcCTAGTCCCGGCGCGGCCGGATGAAGAGCCCTCGAGCTGGGGGCGGAGGTGggcgggaggcaggcaggcaggcaggcaggcaaggccGGCCAGCGCCCCGCCCCGGACGCACAAGGGGCGCCGCGCCGCGCCTCTCCGTCGGGGCTGCAGCAACCCCGGCGCCGCCCCCGCCACCCGCGGCTTCCGCATCCGGAGTGCAACCCGGCCCTGCTCCGCCGCCGGCTGGAGACGCGAGAGGGATCGGGGCCTCCCCGCCTCCCCGgcgcagagagagagagccgCCGGTTTCCCCCGTTCAGGAGGGACCGCAGTGGAAGGGGCTAGTCCTTCCGTAGTACCCTGTTACacccctacttagagtagacccagggGAATGAATGGGGCTTCAGTGATTTCGCATGGCTGCTGTTTTCATCGGGTTgaacttttgtattgtattttatactgttgatttatactttgaatggtttaaatttttgtgaaccgcccagagagctccggctattgggtggtatagaaatgtaataaatagataaataaataaatagtcatgactacgtctcattcatttcagtggctctactcgAAGTAgggataacatttatttatttatttatttatttattacattttatttattacatttttataccgcccaatagccgaagctctctgggcggttcacaaaaacatgggATACTAACCCTTCTGTTGGCCTGTAGcagctttcttcaacctggttcccaccagatgtgttggactacaacttctagcatcccCCCAgccagatgatgggagttgtagtccaacacatttggcagGCACCAGAGCTGCCGCTGAAACCACAAAGGTCTCACAGCATCTTCATCCGGGCATgaggatttttgtgaaccgcccagagagcttcagctattgggcagtatagaaatgtaataataaataaatttgtgatcGCTGCCGGATGTTGCAGAACATGATGCCACCCATCAGGGTTCAGATGCCTTTCCAGGTTCTCTAGAAGTTCTGTTCCAGTGCTGGACACAGGCATGCagaaggggtgtgcccaggcacaccctaatatctcaagtaTCTCTTTACCGGAAGCTGTATTTCAAAGAGGCCCCCAAAAGATAATATTGCCAAAGACTTTCTTCcggccagtgtcactacaaagcctTACCAATGCTGAGGCTTGAAAAGTGTCTcctcatttcccacccccaccccaccccaccccatacaccTGCAACGGCCATTCCCTGGTCAGGCAAGCGGAACACTatgagtagggcatcagtgacTACGGTGTTtaatagaataaaaataatgtcctttataatttgagtattcaataaatgttcacttttaaaaaacaaatgaaattccctgggtgcacatcctaatgaaatgtgctgcgcacgcctaggGTGCTGGAGGAGGGCATGCAGGTGCAGGAATACTGGCACATCTGCCTTCCAGTGGGGCTTATCCACAGGGAAGTGTGGCTAGGCCTTTGGGCTACGTCACTAGGCAGCACAGAGGTGCTAACTGATACTTTGAACTCTCTGATAGCATATTCCCGGGCGGgcaatagtgtttttttttaattattatttatcttTAACCAAGAGCAAACACAAGTAGGCACAGCCATGCACGTaggaagagagagaatggaaaAATACAAGTCTGGAAAAGGACTGAATTGCATGGAAGGCTGGGGAGTTAGGAACAGCAACTCCCCAAAACTTTTACTACGGCCACCCTCTTTTGTGTTTGTAATTCCAGAGCGGACCAGGGGCAGCAAACCCTCACCTTTCCTCTTGAAAcctttctctgacacacacaccactccaagCCTGTCCTAGTCTACCATCCACAGGCCCAGATAGGTATGCCGTTAGCAGCACCCTAAACTGAAAAGGTTGCTTGGCCCAGCCCTGTCCAACCCCCCAAGCGTTGATATATGACGCTCTCAGTTCAGAGGAGGCAGGTGCTATGAGGCCCTTGCACCAAAAGGCAAAAAGGGTGTGAGGATGACAAGTGAACCATGAATGTTCAACAACTGGGGGAGACGACAGCAGCAGTAAAAGCCAGGGCATCACTTTTTAGGCTTCAATTAGAACTCACCACTTTTTCAGAGCAGCCATAAAGCTGATGGTATTGACaagtgtttttatattattaacTAAAGCAACTCATCTTTTCCACATCTTCCTGGcctcagttatttttatttttttaattattgcatttttataccgcccaatggctgtTCACAAAAACTGTGACATCTCAGGCTTATCTAGTGTTGCAAAAGCCATCTTGGAAAAGCACGGAAATAGCGTGCCCAGCACTCAGTGCTaattcctggcccgccgctctgaccatgtcactccacttctgaaatctcttcattggcttccaattcactccagaatccaatataaacttctcctgctgaccttcaaagctcttcacggtctagctcctgcctatctctcctctctcctctcacactatcgccccgctcgggctctccgctcctctgatgccatgcttctcgcctgcccaagggtctctacttcccttgctcggcttcgttccttctcttccgctgccccttacgcctggaacgctcttccagaacacttgagaactacaaactcaatcactgcttttaaaactcagctaaaaacttttcttttccctatagccttcaaatattgagtttgttctgactctatactgttagcttca
This window encodes:
- the MGAT2 gene encoding alpha-1,6-mannosyl-glycoprotein 2-beta-N-acetylglucosaminyltransferase, producing MRLRIYKRKVLALLLALGAAACALVLWGGAGEGAGGAGGGGGGGKREESPPPPPPPGDQPLPPAVASSSSSSSSSRLPNASLPGPAGEEAAAAAAAAGSPNRTLHYRSLVYRLNFDQPVRHEARWRPGGEAALALVVQVHERAEHLAQLLASLRRAPGVEKVLLVLSHDVWSAELNALAASVDFCAVLQVFFPFSLQLYPGEFPGTDPRDCPRDVGQAEARRRGCLNAQYPDAFGHYREATFAQTKHHWWWKLHFVWERVRALRDHPGLVLFLEEDHYLAPDFYHVLQRLWALRQRDCPECQVLSLGTYAPVRGPFAGRADKVELKTWKSTEHNMGMAFARDTYQQLIDCTNAFCTYDDYNWDWTLQHLTVSCLPRFWKVLVPEIPRVFHTGDCGMHHKKSCQPSVQSAKIDSLLNSNQQYLFPETMTISKRYSVAPLSPHVKNGGWGDIRDHELCKSYRRLQ